The genomic stretch ACAGATGCGCAGCAGGCATTACTGATCGCCTTGCCACAGGCGCCGGAAGCGCGCCGCCCTGACCGCAAGCCTGCGAATGCTGCGGCATCCAGAAGTACCATTCTGGCAAAACTGAGGGAAACGGCACATCTGTCCGACACTCAGTATAGAGAAGCTCTTGAGGCGACTATCCCGGCAAAGCGGCAGTCATTCAGCCGGCTTGCCTGGCATGGCAGCTATGCCAGCCAGAAGCGTGCGCCTGAAGGCGGCGAGGTCCAGTTGACGCTGGATGCTGATCTGCAGCGCACAATCGAACGGTTGATCGTGGCTCACCTTCAGCGTCAGGATGATGAGGCTAATATGGCCGTGCTGGTGATTGAGAGCCGCACCCGCAAAGTACGCGCGATGCTGGGCTCGGCTGATATTTCCCGCGATGGCGGCTGGATTGACATCACGACAGCAGAGCGCTCGCCAGGTTCAACGCTGAAGCCTTTCATCTATGGGCTTGCTTTTGAAGATGGTTTTGCCGCCGGTGAAACACTGATTGATGATGCACCCTATTCGTTTGATGGCTATCGACCTGAAAATTTCACGCGGATGTTTCATGGTGATGTAACACTGGCTGAAGCCTTGCAGCATTCGCTGAATGTGCCTGCTGTGCTGGCCCTCGACCGGATCGGCCCGCAGCGATTTGCTGCCTCGCTGGAAGCGGCAGGCGTTGATGCACGCCTGCCGGGCGGTGGCGACCAAAGGCGCAGTCTCGCGATTGCCCTGGGGGGGATCGGCCTTTCGATGCGCGATCTGGGGATGCTCTATGCCGGGCTCGCCAATGGGGGGCAGATCAGCCCGCTGATCTGGTATGCTGATGAAGATGCTTCATCTGAAGCGTTGACCTATCCATTGATAACGGAGGCCAGCGCACAGCGCCTGACCCGCATTATGCGCGAGGCACCCGCACCTGCAGGCCGCGCCCCTGCGGCCCTGGCGCGACAAGCGCCTGAAATCGCCTTCAAGACAGGTACTTCGTATGGCTATCGTGATGCCTGGGCTGCGGGATATACGGATGACTATACAGTGATCGTCTGGGCAGGGCATCCCAATGGGACGCCGCGCCCGGGCGTGACAGGCCGGCAGGCGTCCTTGCCGCTGATGTTCGAGATTTTTGATCATCTGCCTGCGTTAGTGCGACCAGACATATATGCCGGTGCTGTTGAAGAGGGTGCTTTTGAAGACGGGGCTTTTGACATTGGCGGCGGACTGACGAGACTATCGCCGCGCAAGCGCGAGTTGCCACCAGAGATCGTGTTCCCGGAAGATGGTGTGACGGTTTTCTATTCCGACAATCAGGCCGCGCGCGGCTTTGTGCTGGCGGCGCGTGGCGGTGCCGGGGCGTATGCCTGGTATGTGGATGGCAAGCCGGTTGCTCATGATCCGCTTGGCGGGCGCACCATCTGGCGACCTGCGCAGGCTGGCTTTTATGACGTGACAGTGGTGGACAGGGCAGGGCGACGGGCCACTTCATCGGTCCGTGTACAGGTCGCAGGATAAAAAAGGGGAAGCCGCAGCTTCCCCTGATATATCAACCTGAAACTGCTGTTCAGGCAGCAATTTTTTTCTTGTGCAGTGAGGCTTCCATTTCAGCCACAGCGGCCATCTGGTCTGACTTGCGCACAGCAGCGACTTCGCGGGCCATGCGGTCCACAGCCTGTTCATAAAGCTGACGCTCTGAATAACTCTGCTCAGGTTGCTCGCTGGAGCGATAGAGGTCACGCACCACTTCAGCGACGGAGCGCAGATCGCCTGAATTTATCTTCGCTTCATATTCCTGTGCCCGGCGGCTCCACATGGTGCGTTTAACGCGTGCCTTGCCCTGTAACAAGCTGATGGCATGGTCAACTTCATCATTGGAGGAGAGAGGGCGCATGCCTTGTTCGTATGCACGATTAGTTGGCACGCGGAGCTTCATTTTCTCATGTTCGAAGTCTATAACGTACAGG from Parvularcula sp. IMCC14364 encodes the following:
- the pbpC gene encoding penicillin-binding protein 1C translates to MSRWQKVGAVLAILVVSLVALDRLFPPPLKAVRTSVVVTDKDQRWLHGFTVIDQDGERRWRFDADIDAIDPRFIERLVQIEDQRFWSHPGVDLLAVVRAMNSFARQGQIVSGASTITMQTARLMEPRPRTIPSKLIEMVRALQIELRLSKEEILELYLTLAPYGGNLQGIRAASLAYFGKEPTQLTDAQQALLIALPQAPEARRPDRKPANAAASRSTILAKLRETAHLSDTQYREALEATIPAKRQSFSRLAWHGSYASQKRAPEGGEVQLTLDADLQRTIERLIVAHLQRQDDEANMAVLVIESRTRKVRAMLGSADISRDGGWIDITTAERSPGSTLKPFIYGLAFEDGFAAGETLIDDAPYSFDGYRPENFTRMFHGDVTLAEALQHSLNVPAVLALDRIGPQRFAASLEAAGVDARLPGGGDQRRSLAIALGGIGLSMRDLGMLYAGLANGGQISPLIWYADEDASSEALTYPLITEASAQRLTRIMREAPAPAGRAPAALARQAPEIAFKTGTSYGYRDAWAAGYTDDYTVIVWAGHPNGTPRPGVTGRQASLPLMFEIFDHLPALVRPDIYAGAVEEGAFEDGAFDIGGGLTRLSPRKRELPPEIVFPEDGVTVFYSDNQAARGFVLAARGGAGAYAWYVDGKPVAHDPLGGRTIWRPAQAGFYDVTVVDRAGRRATSSVRVQVAG